In the Ignavibacteriales bacterium genome, TTTCCTTGGTATTGTGACCAGTGCGTTCTGGTACATGGGATGGTTCTTTATAATTGCTCACTACTGCGGAAACTAATGCGAAACATACTTCTTATTACATTTCTATTAGCATTAATTCTCACCGGGTGCGGTGACTCCATTAAGCCCGGTCTCGATAAACAGATCTCATCCTCGGACAGCCTCAAGATATACTTCTTCAATGAAATAGATAACGCACCTCCAAAAGTCATAACCCTGAAAGAGAAAAGTGAAATTGATGAAATGATCGCATCGATCACAGATGAAGAAAGCGAGCAGTATAAATGCGGTTACTCCGGTCAAATGGAGTTTTACCAAATGGGAAAGATCATCCTGAGCCCGGAATTCAACTTTAGCCCCGATTGTGCTCACTATGTGTTCCGTTACAAAGACCAGATGTATCACAAAAAGATGAGCCCTGAGGGACAAAAAACGCTGGTTATCTTGGCAAATAACTAAATTTTCACAAAAAAATATATCTACTTTTTTTCTGAACTAACTTGGGAATACTGTTTTCTCTTGTTAATTATTTATTTTAGAGTAAATTAAATTTACCCCTTGATAGCCAAAAAAGTTCTTTTAAGATTAAAATAACCCCAAATTATTAGGAGGATTAAAATGAAACGAATTTTATTACCTTTATTCCTTTTATTGTTTACCTTTAGTATCCTTAATGCCCAAACCTTTAAACCGGCATTTGGCGGAAGTGGTTTCCAGACAGTTCAAAGCGACTGGGGAAATGATGTGCTCATTTCGGGACGCGCGCCTCTAGGGCAAGTGTCCGGCGTGGGCAGACCAAACGGCGAGGTTTATATTTCCGTGCCGGATACAACTCCGGGATTTAGTCTGAGGATCTACAAGTCGACTGACTTCGGAGCAACCTTCACACTTTTCCCGACAGGTATACAGCCGGGAGGAGCCATTTTCCCTTTCACAAAGATGGTACGCACTGGTTTGGATTCGATCTATTGTACATTCCTTTACCAGGATACTGTTTACATCTGGAATATTGAAAGTAACAATTTTGGAGTTTTCACAACAGTTGCCGTGTATAATTATGATATAACCGCGTCATCAACAGGTGGATTGTATATGTTTACCGACCAGGCTGGCGTTAATAGCGTTAGGAGATACGGTTCCTCTGATGGAGGTGTAACATGGCCGAATACTGGATTGGTATCAAGTTCTGGAGCATATCCTAAAGTTAGCATGTCCGAATCCGGAGATACATTACTGTTGTTGTACTATAGTACAATTAACGCTGATACGTTGACATCATCATTTAGAGGCTTTAGGTACAGAGAGTCTGCGGCGGGTACACTAGCTGTCACCGGGGCTTCTGTAGAGATTGTTCCTGCAGGCGTGAGAAAAGAACAGTATAAGTCGGTAAACTATGGCGGTAGAAGCTGGATCTTCTGGACTGAAGGCTCCAGCCCAAATAGAGTTATTAAAGGCAGGGTATGCACTGACTGGGGTACTAGCTTTACTTTCGGAACGGAATACACAGTCGCAGGCGGTGCCGGTCTTGATAACTATTGGTTCGATGCTACCATCTACAAGTTCGGTTCAGGTGGTGTCGATTTCGTTAATTATAGTGACAGTACCGGTCCGTTCTATCCGTTAAATTATACTTCGAATACGTTCGGCACCCCGGAAACATTCGGTCCGCCGCTGGCAGTTAATGATTTCTCGACTGGCTTAGCAGGTGTTATTCCTCAGCTCGTCGAATTTTATGACGCGGGCGGAGATGCAGGCGTAGTTTATGTAGGTATGGACGGAGCAAATAACAGGCTTTATTATGACAGGCTCAGCGCTGTTAGCGGTATCCAAAACGGAAACGGAATTGCTAATACATATGAATTAAAGCAAAACTATCCGAATCCGTTCAATCCGAGCACAAAGATCAACTTCTCTATTCCAAAAGACGCTTTCACTACTTTGAAGGTATATGACATTGTCGGTAGAGAGGTTGCGACACTTGTTTCACAGAGACTGACCGGTGGTAACTACGATGTAGAATTCAACGGCAGTAATTTTGCCAGCGGAGTTTACTTCTACCAGCTTGTCAGCAATGACTTCGTATCTGTCAAGAAAATGATACTTACCAAATAAGGATTTCTTTATAATACCTTCAAAAAGGGGAGGCTGAAAAGTCTCCCCTTTTTTGTTTGCCCCTTAGGAACATATCCCTCGATCGCAGGTTACAATTTATAACGAATTTTTAGTTAATTGTGAGTATCTTTAGAAAATTTTACTACAAACGAAGAGTATGATCAAAAAAGCAGCTTTTTTAGCATTCTTTCTGCTTTCAGCAATAAATGTCACACTTGCTCAGGATGAGAGCCCGGAGGAATTGTTAAATAAAGGCGTTAATCTCTTGAATACAGGACAATATTCTCAGGCAATCGCGGTGCTTAGTTCCTATCTGGAACTCGACCCGGATAATTCAAAAGTTTACTATAACCGAGCCACAGCTCAATTTAATATTTTGCAGTTCGATTCGGCACTGGCGGATGTAAATAATGCAATCCGGCTACAACCAGATGATGCCGACGCATATTTCTTGAGAGGACTGATTTACAAACAAGAAAAGAACAGCAGAGAAGCATTGAAGGATTTTACAAAGTCCCTGGAACTAAGCCCTGAATTTGCTGAAGCATACAATAATAGGGGTATGCTTTACACTGAAGAAAAACAATATCCCAATGCGATACTTGACTTTACAAAAGCGATCAAGTACAACCCGCTCTACTCGGAAGCATACTACAATAGAGGATATACATACATCCAAACGGAAGAATACGGAGAAGCCATCAAGAGCCTTGATAATGCTATCCGCCTCGATTCCACTTTCACACTTTCATATGTTAATAGAGGTCTTGCCTACTATGCAATTCAAGAATATAAAAAATGCATGAAGGACCTCCAGCATGCAATAAAGATGGAGTCAAGTTATAAACCCGAGCTTGATAAATATATTAAATCATGCAAGAAAAATCTTGAAGACTAATTTCATGAAGACTTTAATATTTATACTTACATTTTTTCTATCCGGCACCTTTCTTTTTTCACAGGACATACCATCACCCGATGTACTGGAAAGTCTTGGCGGGTACGTAGATCTTGGCCACGAAGTTGTGGACCTTAACGGAGACGGCATCTCAGACGTGATCAATCTTGTTGTTCACAATGAGGATGGTGACTTTAGCAATTTTGTCTTAATGATAAATGAACAGGACATTAAAGGCAAGCACTCCTACAATGTGGATAAGTTCATTGTTATCGACCTGGATAAAAGCGACAGGCAAAAGGAAGTTGCCGTACATACCCCTAACCCCAACGGTCCTGATGAGTACATTATCTACAAATACGACGGCAAAGTAATATCGGAGATCGGACGCACTCACAGCACTACGACATTTAACGGTGATGGCACACTCGACGTTGTAACATACATGCCATTCTGGGACAAGTTGGATGTCTATGTTTACGACAGACAAACAGATGAACTTACATGGCAGCCCAAAGAATATTATACACTTGATATCAATTGCAAGGTATTGGAAGAAATGCCGGTTTTCCTCACCATCAACTCGCGAGGGTTCAGCGAAAAGCTTAAAAAGGGGCAGACAATAAAAATTATTAAGGCAGTTCACAAACCGGACTGCAACGAAACGGGAGCTTATGCATGGGGGATGTGCGATGAGTTTCAGTATGTCACCGAAAGCGGTAGTGAGGGCTGGGCAACAATGAAGCAGATGATGGGAAATATAGATCTTCCGTTAATTCCTTAACGCTATGAGATCACTCCTGCCTCTATTCATATTTCTTTCGATATTATTCTCTTCATGCGGAGAAAAAGAATCCGAAGATATAAGAATAAAACACACCTCCCCGCAAATTGAAAAGACAACGCCGCCCGAAACAAAGACCGAAACCCAAACAAAAGAACCTAAGAATACTTCATCCGAGACTAATGAAAAACCGTCCGGAATACTAAAACCATCATCCGCAGGAGATCACGTCGGTGAAAGCGCTACCGTAAAGGGTTATGTGGCTGACGTTCACATTACAAAAAAAGTGGCTTTTCTAAATTTTGATAAAAAATATCCAAAGAATACATTCAC is a window encoding:
- a CDS encoding tetratricopeptide repeat protein; the protein is MIKKAAFLAFFLLSAINVTLAQDESPEELLNKGVNLLNTGQYSQAIAVLSSYLELDPDNSKVYYNRATAQFNILQFDSALADVNNAIRLQPDDADAYFLRGLIYKQEKNSREALKDFTKSLELSPEFAEAYNNRGMLYTEEKQYPNAILDFTKAIKYNPLYSEAYYNRGYTYIQTEEYGEAIKSLDNAIRLDSTFTLSYVNRGLAYYAIQEYKKCMKDLQHAIKMESSYKPELDKYIKSCKKNLED
- a CDS encoding T9SS type A sorting domain-containing protein, which codes for MKRILLPLFLLLFTFSILNAQTFKPAFGGSGFQTVQSDWGNDVLISGRAPLGQVSGVGRPNGEVYISVPDTTPGFSLRIYKSTDFGATFTLFPTGIQPGGAIFPFTKMVRTGLDSIYCTFLYQDTVYIWNIESNNFGVFTTVAVYNYDITASSTGGLYMFTDQAGVNSVRRYGSSDGGVTWPNTGLVSSSGAYPKVSMSESGDTLLLLYYSTINADTLTSSFRGFRYRESAAGTLAVTGASVEIVPAGVRKEQYKSVNYGGRSWIFWTEGSSPNRVIKGRVCTDWGTSFTFGTEYTVAGGAGLDNYWFDATIYKFGSGGVDFVNYSDSTGPFYPLNYTSNTFGTPETFGPPLAVNDFSTGLAGVIPQLVEFYDAGGDAGVVYVGMDGANNRLYYDRLSAVSGIQNGNGIANTYELKQNYPNPFNPSTKINFSIPKDAFTTLKVYDIVGREVATLVSQRLTGGNYDVEFNGSNFASGVYFYQLVSNDFVSVKKMILTK